In the Nicotiana tabacum cultivar K326 chromosome 16, ASM71507v2, whole genome shotgun sequence genome, one interval contains:
- the LOC107816651 gene encoding ENHANCER OF AG-4 protein 2-like isoform X1, protein MAPGRRRGAKGVKTTSELSLGDLVLAKVKGFPAWPAKISKPEDWDRAPDPKKYFVQFYGTEEIAFVAPADIQAITVEVKNKLSARCQGKTVKYFAQAVKEICEEFEELQRKDSSFSGDEAYKTAPNCGIASFGRVDAAAELDQMDGDKTSKQETDNIKNLVEGSGLERCSMIKNETADFVSHDSEGNMSPSTSSKKKVSITSRTSNSGKEFASLPSPESTYDNQSEDNRDPEEHDKQLIHKDSLRTVERRSHFPDPDLLPSTSSYDVKQLDGGRKQLANGHKAMLAKRKPGGADEEQRISDTASDLTVKKESTKKLLPELKSGTNGRKKAKKQNDSKPETVDTGLDHVEAKKLQLSSKKLKVEPGQVLRRNEIADPSKKIKSADGAIVATKVVHSNKNYDEAKVVKSEVKKSTPVGKAEYRTTLKFQEGAIGSNNCGEEDILPPSKRHRRAMEAMSSSSPVPQLPTKRKAVRLCEDEENEEPKTPIHGGSIKRDAVSCVPNSVKKPDLSIGTASNDQLGVKDSGTIDNSSIKEHLPSARLHKELSVRISQKNVEKKRVPTDTSVSCSPGKLGTPKTAIREGKSDTVSPKKSPGSTAKPVAEPQKGAKVPGKAQGDHRKLVAESNTGTTADNLNPSHDQPINERSKMSSTGEKKKTPRSSSSMNEPALVPGNPVESMSTRAESRLEVVRDDKLNFSIDSKVLDPQMSMKNLIAAAQAKRRQAHLQSIHGNNLGALAPYTESQGGSPYPALGSQPLSSGIMLHPEVQVFPRSSPSSEIQQLPSTNPPEPEENEEKRVSSGLVAAGGSLSGDTEAAVARDAFEGMIETLSRTKESIGRATRLAIDCAKYGIANEVVELLIRKLENEASFHRRVDLFFLVDSITQCSHSHKGIAGASYIPAVQAALPRLLGAAAPPGVGARENRRQCLKVLRLWLERKIYPDSLLRRHMDDIGAANDDSSGGLSFRRPSRAERAIDDPIREMEGMLVDEYGSNATFQLPGFLSSHVFDEEEEEDVLCNFQKEAAEELAWERTPATCDNAGRCMVIPSDRRHCILEDVDGELEMEDVSGHPKDERPLFADDVNQSGSDRTLESCLDNISDLPPLPMGSPPLPPCSPPPTPPLPSSPLPSPAPPPPPSSPLPPPPPPPLPISQPPPPPSQPHTFPPLPTGPPPLMFPQPSFPLQHEVGTQHLHSLTPAVPSSSPVVAYPLPPLANEVGSLPSGHRLPQIAGTMPHGPCINASIRNEVFPLQPPSFTPAGVSSSREPSGYSSRPLEYGYNDAYINPPVSQSAQKFQPGSAPFAPRPVHLNPPHQIPSNSFSYPRAPVQQHPQQAYPAPCSLPERPDGSRRYIGDEQWRVQSNEFNVDHQRCIWIGTGRACPGPTIAQEGYFRPPDRPSVSNVGFQPSGSNAFPTGPPISGHGMPCRPDVTALNWRPA, encoded by the exons ATGGCTCCAGGGCGTAGACGTGGAGCTAAAGGAGTGAAAACGACGAGCGAGTTGAGTCTGGGTGATCTTGTCCTTGCTAAGGTTAAAGGCTTCCCTGCTTGGCCTGCTAAG ATTAGCAAACCAGAAGATTGGGATCGAGCTCCTGATCCTAAAAAGTATTTTGTCCAGTTCTATGGTACAGAGGAAAT AGCATTTGTCGCCCCAGCAGATATTCAGGCAATTACTGTTGAGGTTAAAAACAAACTGTCAGCTCGATGTCAGGGTAAAACAGTTAAATATTTTGCCCAAGCAGTGAAGGAAATCTGTGAAGAATTCGAAGAGTTACAACGGAAAGACTCAAGTTTTTCAGGAGATGAGGCCTATAAAACAGCTCCAAACTGTGGAATAGCTTCTTTTGGAAGGGTGGATGCTGCTGCTGAGTTGGACCAAATGGATGGGGATAAAACGTCTAAGCAAGAAACAGATAATATCAAAAACCTGGTAGAAGGATCTGGACTAGAGCGCTGCTCGATGATAAAAAATGAGACAGCTGATTTCGTTTCACATGATTCAGAGGGTAATATGTCTCCATCGACATCTTCTAAAAAGAAGGTTTCAATTACCAGTAGGACTTCTAACTCAGGAAAGGAGTTCGCTTCGCTGCCTAGTCCAGAAAGCACTTATGATAACCAAAGTGAGGACAATAGAGATCCTGAGGAGCATGATAAGCAATTGATCCACAAGGATAGCTTGAGAACTGTTGAGAGGAGGAGTCATTTTCCTGATCCAGATTTACTTCCTTCTACATCATCTTATGATGTGAAGCAGCTTGATGGTGGTCGGAAGCAACTGGCAAATGGGCACAAAGCAATGCTGGCAAAGAGGAAGCCTGGGGGTGCAGATGAAGAGCAAAGAATAAGTGATACTGCCAGTGATCTGACTGTTAAAAAAGAAAGTACAAAAAAATTATTGCCAGAGCTTAAGTCAGGTACAAATGGTAGGAAAAAGGCAAAAAAGCAGAATGATAGTAAACCTGAGACGGTGGATACTGGTTTAGACCATGTTGAGGCGAAAAAACTTCAGTTGTCAAGCAAGAAGTTGAAAGTTGAACCTGGACAGGTGTTGCGACGCAATGAAATAGCAGATCCTTCTAAGAAGATAAAATCTGCTGATGGGGCCATTGTTGCCACTAAGGTAGTCCACTCAAACAAAAATTATGATGAGGCTAAAGTGGTGAAATCAGAGGTTAAAAAATCAACACCAGTGGGAAAAGCCGAGTACCGCACTACACTGAAATTCCAGGAAGGTGCTATTGGTTCAAATAATTGTGGTGAAGAAGATATTCTCCCACCATCAAAGCGCCATCGACGGGCAATGGAGGCTATGTCCAGCTCCTCTCCTGTTCCTCAACTGCCCACTAAGCGGAAAGCTGTTCGTTTGTgtgaggatgaagaaaatgaagaGCCCAAAACTCCAATTCATGGAGGATCTATTAAAAGGGATGCCGTTTCCTGCGTCCCTAATTCGGTGAAGAAGCCTGACCTGTCTATCGGAACAGCTAGTAATGATCAACTGGGTGTGAAAGATTCAGGCACAATTGACAATAGCTCTATCAAGGAACATCTACCATCTGCCAGACTACACAAAGAACTTTCTGTGCGTATTTCTCAGAAAAATGTTGAGAAAAAGCGTGTACCTACTGATACAAGTGTTTCATGTAGTCCTGGGAAATTGGGAACTCCGAAAACAGCGATCAGGGAAGGTAAAAGTGATACTGTTTCCCCTAAAAAATCCCCTGGGTCCACTGCAAAGCCAGTCGCAGAGCCACAAAAAGGTGCTAAAGTACCTGGTAAAGCACAGGGCGATCATAGAAAATTGGTAGCTGAATCTAATACAGGCACTACTGCTGATAACTTAAATCCTTCTCATGATCAACCTATTAATGAAAGAAGTAAGATGTCTTCTACCGGTGAAAAGAAAAAAACTCCTCGGTCCAGTTCCTCCATGAATGAACCTGCTCTTGTGCCTGGTAATCCTGTGGAAAGTATGTCTACACGGGCAGAAAG CAGGCTGGAAGTTGTGAGAGATGACAAGCTTAATTTTTCCATAGATTCCAAAGTTCTGGACCCTCAAATGTCCATGAAAAATCTCATAGCAGCTGCTCAGGCTAAAAGGCGGCAAGCTCACTTACAGAGCATTCATGGTAATAACCTTGGTGCTTTGGCCCCCTATACTGAATCACAGGGAGGGAGTCCCTATCCAGCTCTTGGTTCTCAACCATTAAGCTCTGGCATTATGCTGCACCCCGAAGTCCAAGTGTTTCCTCGCTCATCTCCTTCGTCTGAGATTCAGCAGTTACCATCAACTAATCCACCTGAGCCTGAAGAAAATGAGGAGAAGAGAGTGAGTTCAGGCCTGGTGGCCGCTGGGGGCTCACTCAGTGGCGATACTGAGGCAGCTGTTGCTCGGGATGCTTTTGAAGGAATGATAGAAACATTATCACGGACCAAAGAGAGTATTGGACGTGCAACCCGTCTAGCAATTGATTGTGCAAAGTATGGCATTGCTAATGAG GTCGTGGAACTTCTTATCCGGAAGTTGGAAAATGAAGCTAGTTTTCATCGCAGAGTGGACCTGTTTTTTTTGGTGGATTCTATAACTCAGTGCTCTCATAGTCATAAAG GCATAGCAGGAGCGTCATATATTCCTGCTGTTCAAGCAGCATTGCCTCGTCTTTTGGGAGCTGCTGCTCCGCCAGGAGTGGGTGCCCGAGAAAACCGTCGTCAGTGTCTCAAG GTTTTGCGATTATGGCTTGAGAGGAAAATATATCCTGATTCTCTTCTTCGCCGTCATATGGATGATATCGGTGCGGCAAATGATGATTCATCTGGTGGTTTATCCTTTAGACGACCATCTCGAGCTGAGCGTGCTATTGATGATCCTATTAGAGAGATGGAAGGCATGCTTGTTGATGAGTATGGCAG CAATGCTACATTTCAGTTGCCTGGCTTTTTATCTTCTCACGTTTTTGacgaggaggaggaagaagatgtTCTTTGTAATTTTCAAAAAGAAGCTGCTGAGGAATTAGCATGGGAACGTACACCTGCAACTTGTGATAATGCTGGAAGATGTATGGTCATTCCTAGTGACAGGCGTCATTGTATCTTGGAGGATGTTGATGGTGAGCTTGAAATGGAAGATGTGTCTGGTCACCCAAAAGATGAAAGACCTTTATTTGCAGATGATGTGAACCAGTCTGGCTCTGATAGAACCCTGGAATCATGTTTAGATAATATATCTGATTTGCCTCCTCTACCTATGGGATCCCCTCCATTacctccttgttctcctcctCCCACTCCACCTTTGCCTTCTTCACCCCTTCCATCACCTGCGCCACCTCCACCTCCATCATCTCCATTGCCacctccaccaccaccaccacttcCTATATCACAACCCCCACCACCTCCATCTCAGCCACATACTTTCCCTCCCCTGCCCACCGGACCGCCCCCGCTGATGTTCCCTCAACCATCTTTTCCACTTCAACACGAAGTAGGGACACAACACTTGCACTCTCTCACTCCAGCAGTACCATCATCATCACCTGTAGTGGCATATCCGCTACCTCCTCTTGCAAATGAAGTTGGTAGCTTGCCTAGT GGTCATCGGCTACCACAGATAGCTGGAACTATGCCTCATGGTCCTTGTATCAATGCTTCTATTAGGAATGAGGTATTCCCATTGCAACCACCTTCTTTTACACCAGCAGGAGTTAGTAGTTCACGGGAACCTTCTGGATATAGTTCACGGCCTTTAGAATATGGTTATAATGATGCATATATAAACCCACCAGTTTCTCAGTCCGCACAGAAATTTCAACCTGGTAGTGCACCTTTTGCCCCAAGGCCCGTGCATCTTAACCCTCCACATCAAATCCCCTCCAATAGTTTTTCGTATCCAAGGGCCCCAGTGCAGCAGCATCCACAGCAAGCATATCCTGCACCATGCTCATTACCAGAGCGCCCTGATGGATCAAGACGTTATATTGGTGATGAACAATGGAGAGTGCAATCCAATGAGTTTAATGTTGACCACCAGCGATGTATATGGATTGGTACAGGAAGAGCATGTCCTGGTCCAACTATTGCTCAGGAAG GTTATTTTAGACCTCCTGATAGACCATCTGTGAGTAATGTTGGATTCCAACCTTCTGGATCAAATGCTTTCCCTACTGGTCCTCCAATTTCAG GTCATGGAATGCCTTGCCGGCCGGATGTAACTGCCCTCAACTGGAGGCCAGCATGA
- the LOC107816651 gene encoding ENHANCER OF AG-4 protein 2-like isoform X2: MAPGRRRGAKGVKTTSELSLGDLVLAKVKGFPAWPAKISKPEDWDRAPDPKKYFVQFYGTEEIAFVAPADIQAITVEVKNKLSARCQGKTVKYFAQAVKEICEEFEELQRKDSSFSGDEAYKTAPNCGIASFGRVDAAAELDQMDGDKTSKQETDNIKNLVEGSGLERCSMIKNETADFVSHDSEGNMSPSTSSKKKVSITSRTSNSGKEFASLPSPESTYDNQSEDNRDPEEHDKQLIHKDSLRTVERRSHFPDPDLLPSTSSYDVKQLDGGRKQLANGHKAMLAKRKPGGADEEQRISDTASDLTVKKESTKKLLPELKSGTNGRKKAKKQNDSKPETVDTGLDHVEAKKLQLSSKKLKVEPGQVLRRNEIADPSKKIKSADGAIVATKVVHSNKNYDEAKVVKSEVKKSTPVGKAEYRTTLKFQEGAIGSNNCGEEDILPPSKRHRRAMEAMSSSSPVPQLPTKRKAVRLCEDEENEEPKTPIHGGSIKRDAVSCVPNSVKKPDLSIGTASNDQLGVKDSGTIDNSSIKEHLPSARLHKELSVRISQKNVEKKRVPTDTSVSCSPGKLGTPKTAIREGKSDTVSPKKSPGSTAKPVAEPQKGAKVPGKAQGDHRKLVAESNTGTTADNLNPSHDQPINERSKMSSTGEKKKTPRSSSSMNEPALVPGNPVESMSTRAERLEVVRDDKLNFSIDSKVLDPQMSMKNLIAAAQAKRRQAHLQSIHGNNLGALAPYTESQGGSPYPALGSQPLSSGIMLHPEVQVFPRSSPSSEIQQLPSTNPPEPEENEEKRVSSGLVAAGGSLSGDTEAAVARDAFEGMIETLSRTKESIGRATRLAIDCAKYGIANEVVELLIRKLENEASFHRRVDLFFLVDSITQCSHSHKGIAGASYIPAVQAALPRLLGAAAPPGVGARENRRQCLKVLRLWLERKIYPDSLLRRHMDDIGAANDDSSGGLSFRRPSRAERAIDDPIREMEGMLVDEYGSNATFQLPGFLSSHVFDEEEEEDVLCNFQKEAAEELAWERTPATCDNAGRCMVIPSDRRHCILEDVDGELEMEDVSGHPKDERPLFADDVNQSGSDRTLESCLDNISDLPPLPMGSPPLPPCSPPPTPPLPSSPLPSPAPPPPPSSPLPPPPPPPLPISQPPPPPSQPHTFPPLPTGPPPLMFPQPSFPLQHEVGTQHLHSLTPAVPSSSPVVAYPLPPLANEVGSLPSGHRLPQIAGTMPHGPCINASIRNEVFPLQPPSFTPAGVSSSREPSGYSSRPLEYGYNDAYINPPVSQSAQKFQPGSAPFAPRPVHLNPPHQIPSNSFSYPRAPVQQHPQQAYPAPCSLPERPDGSRRYIGDEQWRVQSNEFNVDHQRCIWIGTGRACPGPTIAQEGYFRPPDRPSVSNVGFQPSGSNAFPTGPPISGHGMPCRPDVTALNWRPA; encoded by the exons ATGGCTCCAGGGCGTAGACGTGGAGCTAAAGGAGTGAAAACGACGAGCGAGTTGAGTCTGGGTGATCTTGTCCTTGCTAAGGTTAAAGGCTTCCCTGCTTGGCCTGCTAAG ATTAGCAAACCAGAAGATTGGGATCGAGCTCCTGATCCTAAAAAGTATTTTGTCCAGTTCTATGGTACAGAGGAAAT AGCATTTGTCGCCCCAGCAGATATTCAGGCAATTACTGTTGAGGTTAAAAACAAACTGTCAGCTCGATGTCAGGGTAAAACAGTTAAATATTTTGCCCAAGCAGTGAAGGAAATCTGTGAAGAATTCGAAGAGTTACAACGGAAAGACTCAAGTTTTTCAGGAGATGAGGCCTATAAAACAGCTCCAAACTGTGGAATAGCTTCTTTTGGAAGGGTGGATGCTGCTGCTGAGTTGGACCAAATGGATGGGGATAAAACGTCTAAGCAAGAAACAGATAATATCAAAAACCTGGTAGAAGGATCTGGACTAGAGCGCTGCTCGATGATAAAAAATGAGACAGCTGATTTCGTTTCACATGATTCAGAGGGTAATATGTCTCCATCGACATCTTCTAAAAAGAAGGTTTCAATTACCAGTAGGACTTCTAACTCAGGAAAGGAGTTCGCTTCGCTGCCTAGTCCAGAAAGCACTTATGATAACCAAAGTGAGGACAATAGAGATCCTGAGGAGCATGATAAGCAATTGATCCACAAGGATAGCTTGAGAACTGTTGAGAGGAGGAGTCATTTTCCTGATCCAGATTTACTTCCTTCTACATCATCTTATGATGTGAAGCAGCTTGATGGTGGTCGGAAGCAACTGGCAAATGGGCACAAAGCAATGCTGGCAAAGAGGAAGCCTGGGGGTGCAGATGAAGAGCAAAGAATAAGTGATACTGCCAGTGATCTGACTGTTAAAAAAGAAAGTACAAAAAAATTATTGCCAGAGCTTAAGTCAGGTACAAATGGTAGGAAAAAGGCAAAAAAGCAGAATGATAGTAAACCTGAGACGGTGGATACTGGTTTAGACCATGTTGAGGCGAAAAAACTTCAGTTGTCAAGCAAGAAGTTGAAAGTTGAACCTGGACAGGTGTTGCGACGCAATGAAATAGCAGATCCTTCTAAGAAGATAAAATCTGCTGATGGGGCCATTGTTGCCACTAAGGTAGTCCACTCAAACAAAAATTATGATGAGGCTAAAGTGGTGAAATCAGAGGTTAAAAAATCAACACCAGTGGGAAAAGCCGAGTACCGCACTACACTGAAATTCCAGGAAGGTGCTATTGGTTCAAATAATTGTGGTGAAGAAGATATTCTCCCACCATCAAAGCGCCATCGACGGGCAATGGAGGCTATGTCCAGCTCCTCTCCTGTTCCTCAACTGCCCACTAAGCGGAAAGCTGTTCGTTTGTgtgaggatgaagaaaatgaagaGCCCAAAACTCCAATTCATGGAGGATCTATTAAAAGGGATGCCGTTTCCTGCGTCCCTAATTCGGTGAAGAAGCCTGACCTGTCTATCGGAACAGCTAGTAATGATCAACTGGGTGTGAAAGATTCAGGCACAATTGACAATAGCTCTATCAAGGAACATCTACCATCTGCCAGACTACACAAAGAACTTTCTGTGCGTATTTCTCAGAAAAATGTTGAGAAAAAGCGTGTACCTACTGATACAAGTGTTTCATGTAGTCCTGGGAAATTGGGAACTCCGAAAACAGCGATCAGGGAAGGTAAAAGTGATACTGTTTCCCCTAAAAAATCCCCTGGGTCCACTGCAAAGCCAGTCGCAGAGCCACAAAAAGGTGCTAAAGTACCTGGTAAAGCACAGGGCGATCATAGAAAATTGGTAGCTGAATCTAATACAGGCACTACTGCTGATAACTTAAATCCTTCTCATGATCAACCTATTAATGAAAGAAGTAAGATGTCTTCTACCGGTGAAAAGAAAAAAACTCCTCGGTCCAGTTCCTCCATGAATGAACCTGCTCTTGTGCCTGGTAATCCTGTGGAAAGTATGTCTACACGGGCAGAAAG GCTGGAAGTTGTGAGAGATGACAAGCTTAATTTTTCCATAGATTCCAAAGTTCTGGACCCTCAAATGTCCATGAAAAATCTCATAGCAGCTGCTCAGGCTAAAAGGCGGCAAGCTCACTTACAGAGCATTCATGGTAATAACCTTGGTGCTTTGGCCCCCTATACTGAATCACAGGGAGGGAGTCCCTATCCAGCTCTTGGTTCTCAACCATTAAGCTCTGGCATTATGCTGCACCCCGAAGTCCAAGTGTTTCCTCGCTCATCTCCTTCGTCTGAGATTCAGCAGTTACCATCAACTAATCCACCTGAGCCTGAAGAAAATGAGGAGAAGAGAGTGAGTTCAGGCCTGGTGGCCGCTGGGGGCTCACTCAGTGGCGATACTGAGGCAGCTGTTGCTCGGGATGCTTTTGAAGGAATGATAGAAACATTATCACGGACCAAAGAGAGTATTGGACGTGCAACCCGTCTAGCAATTGATTGTGCAAAGTATGGCATTGCTAATGAG GTCGTGGAACTTCTTATCCGGAAGTTGGAAAATGAAGCTAGTTTTCATCGCAGAGTGGACCTGTTTTTTTTGGTGGATTCTATAACTCAGTGCTCTCATAGTCATAAAG GCATAGCAGGAGCGTCATATATTCCTGCTGTTCAAGCAGCATTGCCTCGTCTTTTGGGAGCTGCTGCTCCGCCAGGAGTGGGTGCCCGAGAAAACCGTCGTCAGTGTCTCAAG GTTTTGCGATTATGGCTTGAGAGGAAAATATATCCTGATTCTCTTCTTCGCCGTCATATGGATGATATCGGTGCGGCAAATGATGATTCATCTGGTGGTTTATCCTTTAGACGACCATCTCGAGCTGAGCGTGCTATTGATGATCCTATTAGAGAGATGGAAGGCATGCTTGTTGATGAGTATGGCAG CAATGCTACATTTCAGTTGCCTGGCTTTTTATCTTCTCACGTTTTTGacgaggaggaggaagaagatgtTCTTTGTAATTTTCAAAAAGAAGCTGCTGAGGAATTAGCATGGGAACGTACACCTGCAACTTGTGATAATGCTGGAAGATGTATGGTCATTCCTAGTGACAGGCGTCATTGTATCTTGGAGGATGTTGATGGTGAGCTTGAAATGGAAGATGTGTCTGGTCACCCAAAAGATGAAAGACCTTTATTTGCAGATGATGTGAACCAGTCTGGCTCTGATAGAACCCTGGAATCATGTTTAGATAATATATCTGATTTGCCTCCTCTACCTATGGGATCCCCTCCATTacctccttgttctcctcctCCCACTCCACCTTTGCCTTCTTCACCCCTTCCATCACCTGCGCCACCTCCACCTCCATCATCTCCATTGCCacctccaccaccaccaccacttcCTATATCACAACCCCCACCACCTCCATCTCAGCCACATACTTTCCCTCCCCTGCCCACCGGACCGCCCCCGCTGATGTTCCCTCAACCATCTTTTCCACTTCAACACGAAGTAGGGACACAACACTTGCACTCTCTCACTCCAGCAGTACCATCATCATCACCTGTAGTGGCATATCCGCTACCTCCTCTTGCAAATGAAGTTGGTAGCTTGCCTAGT GGTCATCGGCTACCACAGATAGCTGGAACTATGCCTCATGGTCCTTGTATCAATGCTTCTATTAGGAATGAGGTATTCCCATTGCAACCACCTTCTTTTACACCAGCAGGAGTTAGTAGTTCACGGGAACCTTCTGGATATAGTTCACGGCCTTTAGAATATGGTTATAATGATGCATATATAAACCCACCAGTTTCTCAGTCCGCACAGAAATTTCAACCTGGTAGTGCACCTTTTGCCCCAAGGCCCGTGCATCTTAACCCTCCACATCAAATCCCCTCCAATAGTTTTTCGTATCCAAGGGCCCCAGTGCAGCAGCATCCACAGCAAGCATATCCTGCACCATGCTCATTACCAGAGCGCCCTGATGGATCAAGACGTTATATTGGTGATGAACAATGGAGAGTGCAATCCAATGAGTTTAATGTTGACCACCAGCGATGTATATGGATTGGTACAGGAAGAGCATGTCCTGGTCCAACTATTGCTCAGGAAG GTTATTTTAGACCTCCTGATAGACCATCTGTGAGTAATGTTGGATTCCAACCTTCTGGATCAAATGCTTTCCCTACTGGTCCTCCAATTTCAG GTCATGGAATGCCTTGCCGGCCGGATGTAACTGCCCTCAACTGGAGGCCAGCATGA